Sequence from the Ereboglobus luteus genome:
CTTCGCCAACCACAAAAAGCGCCTCGTCCGCGCCTACAACAAATGGGGCAAAACCTACAAGGCCTGGCGCGAGGCCAACCCCGACAAGGCCGCGATCCTCGACTCGCGCAACACGCCAGTCAGCGCCGCGCATCTCGCCGAGAATGTGATCCCGATGTTCGCCGCCGACGCCAAGCTCGCCACGCGCGCCGCGGGCAAGGAGATACTCCAGCCCCTCGCCGCCGAGCTCCCGCTCCTCGTCTCCGGCAGCGCCGACCTCTACGGCTCCACGCTCAACTACATCGCCGCCTCGACCGACTTCGACAAAACCAACCGCGCCGGGCGCAACATCCGCTACGGCATCCGCGAGCACGCCATGGCCGCCATCAACAACGGCATCGCCTACGACGGCATCTTCCGCACCTCGTGCGCCACGTTCCTCGTGTTCGCCGACTACTCGCGCCCCTCGATGCGCATCGCCGCGCTCGCCAAGCTCCCCGTCACCTACATCTACACGCACGACTCGGTCGGCGTCGGCGAGGACGGCCCCACGCACCAACCCGTTGAAACCGTCAGCGGCCTCCGCGTCATTCCGAACATGGACGTCATCCGCCCCGCCGATCCCGAGGAAACCGCGGGCGCCTTTGCCGCCGCGCTCGAGCGCACCGACGGCCCCACGCTCCTCGCGCTCACGCGCCAGGCGCTGCCGATGCTCAACGACATCCCGCCGCACATCCGCCGCGCCGGCGTGTTGAAAGGCGGCTACGTCGCCATCCAGGAAACCGCTCCGCTCACGCACATCCTGCTCGCCGCCGGCAGCGAAGTGCAGCACGCCGTCGCTGCCGCGAAAATCCTCGGCCCCGGGGCGCGCGTCGTTTCGATGCCCAGCTTCAAGCGCTTCAACGAGCAACCGAAGGAATACCGCGACTCGATCCTCCCGCCCGACTGCCGCAAGCGCGTCTCGATTGAGGCGGGCGTGACGGCGCTCTGGCGCGAATACGTCGGGCTCGACGGCATCTGCATCGGCATCGACCGCTTCGGCATCAGCGCCCCCGGCGGCACCGTGATGAAGGAGCTCGGAATCACCCCCGAAGCCGTCGTCACCGCCGCACAATCGCTGTAAGAAAAAACGAAACAACCTTCTGCAAAAGCGGCGGACTTAAAAAAGTTCGCCGCTTTTTTGTGGCAGCACGGGCGTCTAGCTCATGCGACCGAGTTTTTCGAAATTTCATCCACTGTTACCAAGATTAATTCATTGAGCGGACCGGCAAACACATACAAAGGATACCGACGCAGCAAGCGAGAGCCCATCCTCCGTCGGCCCTGTGCATGCCATCCCAAATGAAACTATATATTCTCCAATTCATCCCGCTCGGGCAATGGGGGGAACTTTTTATGCGGCTCGGTTTGATACCAGAAGGCTACGGAGGCGATGTCCGAGTGCTGGGCCAGATAGCGGCCCTCGCTGCGCCATCCCAAATCCTGTATTGTGACGCGAAGCTTTTTTGTGAAACGAATCGGGTCAACAATATGCCAGCGATAGAGGCCGAAGCGCTGTTGCGTCTTATATAAACCATCCGGTTTCACCACCTGCACCAGACCGGCATAAGGCGTCGTGAAGGGTTGATAGCGTTTCTCCTCCTTATTTTCGAAATTATATGAACCGCAAAAGTAATCCTCAACACCCGTGCCGCATATCGTCGGGTAATCAGTGTCGTCATCAATGAAGAACTTGATTTCGCCCTCGCCCCACCAACCGTTGTTGCGCACTCCCCAAACCATGCAAACGCCGACATAGTGACCGCGGCCCTCCACGCCG
This genomic interval carries:
- the tkt gene encoding transketolase → MALETNLLAKAANQARGLAIDAVHKCSSGHLGLPLGCAEIGAVLYGSALQHNPADPKWLNRDRFVLSGGHGSMFLYAWLHMSGYDLPLDEVKNFRQLHSKTPGHPEFDETPGVEATTGPLGQGIANAVGYAVSGKMAEARFNTPEHTIFDNHIITLAGDGCMQEGVAMEAAAFAGFQGLDNLILIYDSNDVTLDAMADKSQNENTAARFKAIGWDVITLAEGHDIAAINKAVNKAKKAKTGKPQLIIAKTIIGKGIPEVEGTSKGHGEGGAKFADAARAGLGLPADQLFHVSDDVKAYFANHKKRLVRAYNKWGKTYKAWREANPDKAAILDSRNTPVSAAHLAENVIPMFAADAKLATRAAGKEILQPLAAELPLLVSGSADLYGSTLNYIAASTDFDKTNRAGRNIRYGIREHAMAAINNGIAYDGIFRTSCATFLVFADYSRPSMRIAALAKLPVTYIYTHDSVGVGEDGPTHQPVETVSGLRVIPNMDVIRPADPEETAGAFAAALERTDGPTLLALTRQALPMLNDIPPHIRRAGVLKGGYVAIQETAPLTHILLAAGSEVQHAVAAAKILGPGARVVSMPSFKRFNEQPKEYRDSILPPDCRKRVSIEAGVTALWREYVGLDGICIGIDRFGISAPGGTVMKELGITPEAVVTAAQSL